From Psychroflexus torquis ATCC 700755, the proteins below share one genomic window:
- a CDS encoding murein hydrolase activator EnvC family protein, whose protein sequence is MKYLQYILVFLMICASQQVFAQTRGELEAKRQAIQQEIDEINKIIRTTESKGRSALSEFEDLQYRIKATERLIQVNNQEANLLTREITSNANKIDRFRNELKQLKDDYEQMIQKSYRSKSNKSRIMFLFSSESFLQAYKRIQYMKQFAQYRKKQGVEVMAQTKTLQNLNSTLFEQRRDQEKILAENRQTKSRLVSDKNTQEQLLTSINKQKKKYAQELNQKQKEVSRIDREIDRLIREAIAIENKKVGSDAKATFKLTPEAKALAKDFANNKGKLPWPVKSGIVSMRFGERPHPIVKTIKIMSNGVRIDTEKNGIARAVFEGEVSQISKIPGANVVVMVRHGDYLSIYNNLQRVFVKSGDKVERGEELGEIGINSSSGKTTLIFQLFKNTSKLNPEQWIYKM, encoded by the coding sequence ATGAAATACCTTCAATACATACTTGTCTTCCTCATGATTTGTGCTAGCCAACAGGTTTTTGCCCAAACTCGAGGAGAGCTTGAAGCTAAACGTCAAGCCATTCAGCAGGAAATTGACGAGATTAATAAAATTATAAGAACCACAGAGTCGAAAGGTAGATCTGCTTTAAGTGAGTTTGAAGACCTTCAGTATAGAATTAAAGCGACAGAAAGATTAATCCAAGTCAACAACCAAGAGGCAAATTTATTGACAAGAGAAATCACCAGCAATGCCAATAAAATTGATAGGTTTCGAAATGAGCTTAAACAGCTGAAGGACGATTATGAGCAAATGATACAGAAGTCTTACAGAAGTAAATCCAATAAAAGCAGGATTATGTTTTTGTTTTCTTCGGAGTCTTTTCTACAAGCTTACAAAAGGATTCAATACATGAAGCAGTTTGCACAATACCGCAAAAAGCAAGGTGTTGAGGTTATGGCGCAAACTAAAACACTGCAAAACCTAAATTCGACTCTGTTTGAGCAGCGCAGAGACCAAGAAAAAATATTGGCAGAGAATCGCCAAACGAAATCTAGGCTGGTGAGTGATAAAAACACACAAGAACAACTTCTAACCAGTATAAATAAACAGAAGAAAAAATATGCTCAGGAGCTTAATCAAAAGCAAAAAGAAGTGAGTAGGATAGATCGTGAAATCGATAGATTGATACGGGAAGCTATTGCGATAGAAAATAAAAAAGTGGGATCGGATGCCAAGGCAACCTTTAAGCTCACACCAGAAGCAAAGGCTTTAGCCAAAGATTTTGCCAATAATAAGGGCAAGCTTCCTTGGCCAGTAAAATCTGGAATTGTGTCTATGCGCTTTGGTGAACGCCCGCATCCTATTGTCAAAACCATTAAGATAATGAGTAACGGGGTAAGGATAGATACTGAGAAAAACGGCATCGCAAGAGCTGTTTTTGAAGGAGAGGTAAGCCAGATAAGTAAAATTCCAGGCGCCAATGTTGTGGTTATGGTAAGACACGGGGACTATTTATCTATCTATAATAACCTCCAAAGAGTATTTGTAAAATCTGGAGATAAGGTAGAACGAGGAGAAGAACTAGGGGAGATAGGGATTAATTCATCTTCAGGTAAAACGACTCTCATCTTTCAACTGTTTAAGAATACTTCTAAACTAAATCCGGAACAGTGGATTTATAAAATGTAA
- a CDS encoding DUF4292 domain-containing protein has product MKSNSGSGLKEKSARAVMNRYEDNFADFKTANGTMKAKYKAEEGSQSITISYRIDKDKAIWMSAKLMGLLTVAKVYITPDRFMYYEKINKTYFDGDFSMAKEFLGIDVNFQNLQNLLVGKPMFDLEKKQMLFDEDTYVFLQNIKNVLAYSASIDGRQFEMKSQSLRNQNNESLVIDYDQFQLINQKKFPSKIRMTAQNGDEKVRIDLDYRSVSFDEELSFPFSIPNNYDLLEF; this is encoded by the coding sequence TTGAAAAGCAATTCAGGTTCTGGGTTAAAAGAAAAATCAGCTAGAGCGGTGATGAATAGGTATGAAGATAATTTTGCCGACTTTAAAACGGCCAATGGAACTATGAAGGCGAAGTATAAGGCTGAAGAGGGTTCCCAATCCATTACTATTTCATACAGAATAGATAAAGATAAGGCGATTTGGATGAGTGCAAAATTGATGGGATTATTGACCGTTGCTAAAGTCTATATTACCCCAGATCGGTTTATGTATTATGAAAAGATAAATAAAACTTACTTTGATGGTGATTTTTCAATGGCCAAAGAGTTTCTGGGAATTGATGTCAACTTTCAAAATCTTCAGAACTTATTAGTAGGCAAACCAATGTTCGATCTCGAAAAGAAACAAATGCTCTTTGATGAGGATACCTATGTTTTTCTGCAGAACATCAAAAATGTTTTAGCGTATTCGGCGAGTATAGATGGGCGTCAATTTGAAATGAAATCTCAATCTCTTCGGAATCAGAATAACGAAAGTTTGGTTATAGATTACGACCAATTTCAGTTGATCAATCAAAAAAAATTTCCATCAAAAATAAGAATGACTGCCCAAAATGGTGATGAGAAAGTGAGAATTGATCTGGATTATCGCTCGGTTAGTTTTGATGAAGAACTCAGTTTCCCCTTCTCTATTCCAAATAACTACGACCTTTTAGAATTTTGA